GGAACATAAACTGCCGAAACTATGTAATTAAACCCGTGGCAGTGGCATTTTGCAGGCAGATGACAGACCCATTCATTTTTGATGAAGTAGTGCTGCTTCAAGCTGCATATGATGCATATGATGCTGGGAATGTTGAACCTACAAGTATCACTCCGTTTGTGCCACCAACTATAAGTGTGGATACCACacatttatttacaactgatcaggtattgaTTGAATATAGTATGACAGTATTGTTTAGCGAATCTGAAGTGATAGATATGATATGTCTTACTTTTGAACAGATATTTGATACACGTGATGACCTTCTGAATTGGGTTCGGAATGTTGGAAAGGAGAATGGATACGAGATAGTGATCGGAAGGTCCAACAAAGGAACAAAAGGCGGAGCTATAAAAGTTATTTTGTTGTGCGGGAGGAATGGTGTGTACGTGCCCTATAAGGACCCGAAAACGTTCAAGTACAACACCACCGGATCAAAAAAGTGCAATTGTCCTTTTACACTAAAAGGACAACCTACGGAGGGTGATAGAAATTGGTGGCTGAAAGTGATGTGGGGGAagcacaaccatgaaccagctagatCACTAGTTGGCCACTCCTACGTTGGTCGACTAACGGGGGAAGAGAAGGGGCAGTTGTCAACTATGCATAAGTCTTGGGTTGCACCGAGACACATGCTACTGGCTTTGAAGGAACAAAATCTAGGTAACTTGACTACAATCACTCAAGTGTACACTTGCTGCAAAACAATCAAGAAAGAAGCCCAGGGaccattgacagaaatgcaattTTTGATGAAGAAGCTGACAGAAGCCAACTATGTTCACTTTGAAAGACAAGCTGACGATTCGGATGTCATTAGAGATGTTTTCTAGGCTCATCCTGATGCTATCAAactcttcaacacattccctcaTGTGGTCGTCATGGATTGCACGTATAAGACAAATAAATACCGGATCCCCTTGCTTGAGATGGTTGGCTTGACTTCTACTGGTAAGACTTTCTCCATAGCATTTTGCTACATGACTCAAGAGCGCACACATGACTATGTTTGGGCCTTGGACTACATGAAATCTCTGCTTACCGACCCTGTCAGATTACCTGGTGTTATTGTCACTGACAAAGAATTGGCTTTAATGAATGCGGTTTCGCAAACTTTTCCCACCTCTTGCAATTTATTATGTTTGTTCCACATAAAGAAGGCTGTTGAGGCAAAGTGCAAATTGTGGGTTGCCAAAGACGATTTCAAAGATATAGTAATGGAGCAATGGACAGATTTGGTGAATGCGGAAACAGAGCAACAATATGAGAAGGAATGGAGGAACATGTGTGCCATGTGTAAAGATCACCCAAAGTTCACAAAGTACATTTCTGAGACATGGTTAACTCACAAGGAGAAGTTTGTGAAGGCATGGACAAACAatgtgatgcattttggaaacacaacaagtaacag
This is a stretch of genomic DNA from Lotus japonicus ecotype B-129 chromosome 1, LjGifu_v1.2. It encodes these proteins:
- the LOC130737919 gene encoding uncharacterized protein LOC130737919, coding for MTDPFIFDEVVLLQAAYDAYDAGNVEPTSITPFVPPTISVDTTHLFTTDQIFDTRDDLLNWVRNVGKENGYEIVIGRSNKGTKGGAIKVILLCGRNGVYVPYKDPKTFKYNTTGSKKCNCPFTLKGQPTEGDRNWWLKVMWGKHNHEPARSLVGHSYVGRLTGEEKGQLSTMHKSWVAPRHMLLALKEQNLGNLTTITQVYTCCKTIKKEAQGPLTEMQFLMKKLTEANYVHFERQADDSDVIRDVF